The Haemorhous mexicanus isolate bHaeMex1 chromosome 6, bHaeMex1.pri, whole genome shotgun sequence genome includes the window TTTAACGGGGTGGAGGAGCTCagtcaccccaaaaacacattGCCAAGAGCAGGACGTCTAGAAAAGCGCCATGCAAACCCCAGCGGGTTTCAATTCCTGAATTTCCCTTAGTTAATGCATATATAAGTAAGGCAATTAAAACACATTGGGCTTATTTCAAATAGATAATCTAATTATCAGCTTGATTAAACCATATCAAATGAACAGTTCTTGTAATTCGGGAGCTTTGTTCTAATCACTGCCAAAGCAGTAGGAGCTTTAATTAAAAGCCTCAAAAGTGGCAGACCAGTGTCAATTGAGGGGAGTTACAGCCTGAATCCTGATTGTAGGGAAGAGCAAACCCATCGTAGGTGGATGCTGATAAAAAGATCAGCTCTTTGCTGCCAATAAATGGAATTTGACTGTCTTGTAAATACCATTGAATGGAAGTAATTGtcctttgctgctgtttctggtGCTCAGAGACAGACTTCATTAAATCTATTCCACTATCACTCATTTACACTGACATTTTTAATGTCTGTAGGTTGGTATCACCCAGACATATCCTGTCTCAGCCTTGGACCTACAACCTGTAGACTGCagaatttcttaattaaaaattggGTGCTGAATAACTCGGGAAGCCCAGGCTTCTTTTTCCTGTCATGAATGTATCTTTGGGGCCTCTCTGCCCATTGTGATTTGGTGTTCAGTGCCCACAACTTTTATAAAACACAACTACAGGGAATGACAAGAGCAGTGGGCAGCCAGGTTCCAACCTGCACACAGATTTGcatgtatttaatttattaatgttGGCAGGTCTGTGCTTAATAGCCCAAGTTTTCTTTTCACCTGAGTAGGTggactttttgtttttcttttgcctaATTGTCTCAGAAAATGAAACTGGAACAGCCTGCCTGTGTCAACATGCAGGCAGTCACAGGCCGGGGGTTatttctgctctgtgccctggacCAGCCTTCAGATTTTGGAGATTTGATGGGAATTTGTAGGGTGTTAGGAACAGCATCAGTGGAAGAGGGACCTGGGTGGACAGCGGGATGGACAGCTCTCTGTCCAGACCCAgctttccccagctgctgtggcatTTGCCATCGCCACCTTGCTTTTAATTACTGTCGTGTTCCGTGGCTTAATATTAAACCACATCTAATTGCATCCTGTCTCTTAATTGGCTTAACTGGCCATCACCCAAATAGATTCTGCTGTATAGAAACAAGCTTCCCCAAATATTTCCTAATTGGCAGTTGGTGCTTTGTGAGGGGATGGGACCCTCTCAGCGATATTAATAGATGTTTTCTCCCGTTCGTTCCCAGGATTGGACATTGATCCTATGACGCATGCCCGgaaaaaacaacttttccttctgaaacatCCAGCTGGTTCTGCTGGCCAGGCCTCGTCGCcaacaggcagcaggaggatggaCAGGGCCAACGCAGAGCAGCGGGACGGAGATGCCTCGGAGGCTCCAAAGTGTCCCAGTGGGTTTGTAGGGAATAACAAAAGCAAGAGTTTGCGCGAAGTGCGAAAGACGTACCCGCTGCGGAGGCGGCTGCTCCCCTCGGTGAGCAAAAAGACCTGCAAGGTCCTCCTCACCAGGCTGGAGGATGTGGCTGGGTCCCTGTCCAAACAGACCCCGAGCTGTAAAAAAAAGCACCTTGCCAGCTGGGttgagggtttgggatctgcTTTGTTCTCAGAACAAGTTCAGCCTGTGGGAGCGGGCAAGAGTGACTCATCCGGGGAGAAGTGCACAGTAACTTATCCCGGGCCGGAGCAGGACTTTGATCCTGCTCCCTCGGAGCCCAGGAAGCGCCGGCTGGCCTCGCTGAACGCCGAGGCGGTGAACAACCTGCTGTTCGAACGGGACGATGGCTTGTTATCTGGCAGGCGCTTCCGCAGGGACTCTGGGAAGGCTGCTGGGGACTGTACCCTCAAGGGCTTGCAGTGCAAAGCCGGTGACAACTGGCCTGCCCTGGAAAAACCGGCTGtgaaaacagggaaaggaaagaaccGGCATGAGCCCAGTCAGAAATGCAATAGCTGTGAGCATTCGCTGGATGAGGTCTTTGATGAGGGGGCAAAGAGGGAGGATGGTGCCATTTCCTACCATCCCACCCCAAAGAGACTGGCCAGCCTGAATGCCGTGGCCTTCCTGAAGCTGACCCACGAGAAAGACCAACCCCTGAAACAGAGGAGTAAATCGGACGGAGAGGGCAAGTCTGAGAACCACTGTTCGAAATCTACGCTCAAATGGGCCAAAGCCGGACGGAAGAACTGTGTCAAATCCAAGAAGGAAGTGGCTAGCTTAAAAATGGATGGGCAGCACGGCTGGCAAGGCCAGACCCTGGGCACAtttgggaaaggggagcagcGGGACTCTTCCAGGCTCTATGGGACAACAGAGCCTGTCCCCTACGAGTCGCTGTCTGGCTCCTATGCCAGCACAGAGGGCTTCTACCACAGACTGCCTTTGCTCATGGGAGGACAAGCTTCCATGAAGCCAGAGTATGGAAGACCTGGAGAGAAATCCCCAACCCCCAAACAGGAATTTCATCAGCCTTCCTTTCCCGTGCAGCAGTTCCCTCCCTTGCCTGTGCCCGGGAATCACGCGGATTGTGGATGTCTCTATGAATCCTCAGATCTGACTCCGTTGAACGGGTTTTATGTTTATTATGGCCAAAGCGGATACAGTGGCTATTCCCCCTGCTCCATTTATCCCAAGGACGAGCTGTCGCAGGCTGCGACCTGCGAGGGGCTCCTGGTATCTTCCGGTTCCTTGCCATCAGGTGCTCATTTCCAGCCCCTGCACTGGTGCAGCTCTCCGTACTGCTGCGGGGAGGGAGCGGCCGTGAGCAGCTACAGCGTCTGCGGCGTGGTGCATGTGCCGGAGGGCAGGATCGGCAGCGTGCATGCGGGACGGAACAGCTACCCCTACAAAATGCCTTTTGCAGCAGGTAAGGTGCAAAGTGCACGCAAATCCCGGCCGGCGTTCCTGGGAGAAGAGGGTGGCTCGGCGCGGTGCCTGCTTGCCTGGAGGCTGGATCCCTCTGCGAGCAGTTCTCAGCTCCACAGCCGAGCTGCGGCTTGGAAGGGATCCGCCTtccacctccccttcccccGTTTTTTTGCCCGGAGGGTTTTTCCCACTGAAAGGTCTTGTTGGTGTGGAAAGCAGAGAATCGGTGAAAGGATTTTGGCAGCGAGAAGTTGACTCACGGTTTGTCACGCTGGAGCTAAGGCTGAGCTTTGATCTGTGAAAAACGAGCAGGGTTCAGTTCCTGCACGCCATCCCGCTGTGCCACTCTGAGCCCAGGGTCGGGAGCACACCAGGATGAGTTACTCCTCCCATCCCAAAGCCTCGCTCTGGGGCCTGAGGCATCCTCACAGAGCCTGTGGAGAAGCAGGCATTGCCTCTGCTGTTAGACTCCAGTGgtgccagctgggggctgcaggcttTTTGGATTCCATGGATCGatcagagctggcagggctgcataGGGAGTTTCACTGTGGTGGTCTAAGTGCCAGGCACATTGTTAGTTTGGGAATTCTTGAGCCCATCTTTGCTCTCTGTCTGACAATGAAGCACTGGAATGAGGAGGGGTGAGGGGGTATGGAAAAGTCGTTACCTGCCTGGCTCTCCTCTGTCCCCGCCTGCTTTTCAGACTTCCTGCTTTATCTTGGAGCTTTGCCGCTGCCattgaaaaatacctttttaaatatttaaaagtggAGCGCTGTGTGGGGGTTATCAGACACCAGTACTGTGTGTAATGCCAGGCTGGACAGTGCTGCAAACAGTTGGTCTGTAGAGgaggctgctctccagctgctgggagtgcCAGTGTGGGATCTTTCCACTAACCACGTGTTCCAGCCAAGAGCTGGCATGACTTACCCACTGAGAACAGATTTTCAGGTAGGTGGATGGAGTTTTGGTTCAAGCGAGGCTTTGTCATCTTCCGTTGTAGGAAGCTGCTGAAGCTCAGGAGCGTTT containing:
- the BAHD1 gene encoding bromo adjacent homology domain-containing 1 protein isoform X2, giving the protein MTHARKKQLFLLKHPAGSAGQASSPTGSRRMDRANAEQRDGDASEAPKCPSGFVGNNKSKSLREVRKTYPLRRRLLPSVSKKTCKVLLTRLEDVAGSLSKQTPSCKKKHLASWVEGLGSALFSEQVQPVGAGKSDSSGEKCTVTYPGPEQDFDPAPSEPRKRRLASLNAEAVNNLLFERDDGLLSGRRFRRDSGKAAGDCTLKGLQCKAGDNWPALEKPAVKTGKGKNRHEPSQKCNSCEHSLDEVFDEGAKREDGAISYHPTPKRLASLNAVAFLKLTHEKDQPLKQRSKSDGEGKSENHCSKSTLKWAKAGRKNCVKSKKEVASLKMDGQHGWQGQTLGTFGKGEQRDSSRLYGTTEPVPYESLSGSYASTEGFYHRLPLLMGGQASMKPEYGRPGEKSPTPKQEFHQPSFPVQQFPPLPVPGNHADCGCLYESSDLTPLNGFYVYYGQSGYSGYSPCSIYPKDELSQAATCEGLLVSSGSLPSGAHFQPLHWCSSPYCCGEGAAVSSYSVCGVVHVPEGRIGSVHAGRNSYPYKMPFAAEGCKSLDQLNLTIPVAGHPASPAHPLSGCPVPSVPPAAEPVPHLQTPNSDPQTMARECPQSSKPPSGSKSGLRNTPGCLHASNSKAAGGHSHPKQQRISRRRATNGWIPVGTACEKAVYVVNEPEPAVRKSYQAVERDGEIIRVRDTVLLKSGPRKKSMPYVAKISALWEDPKTGELMMSLLWYYRPEHTQGGRNPSMHQNEIFASRHQDENSVACIEEKCYVLTFAEYCRFCALAKRRVEGIPGRKTIMVPPSEEYSTPLHRKVPEDTDPELVFLCRHVYDFRHGRILKNPQ
- the BAHD1 gene encoding bromo adjacent homology domain-containing 1 protein isoform X1: MTHARKKQLFLLKHPAGSAGQASSPTGSRRMDRANAEQRDGDASEAPKCPSGFVGNNKSKSLREVRKTYPLRRRLLPSVSKKTCKVLLTRLEDVAGSLSKQTPSCKKKHLASWVEGLGSALFSEQVQPVGAGKSDSSGEKCTVTYPGPEQDFDPAPSEPRKRRLASLNAEAVNNLLFERDDGLLSGRRFRRDSGKAAGDCTLKGLQCKAGDNWPALEKPAVKTGKGKNRHEPSQKCNSCEHSLDEVFDEGAKREDGAISYHPTPKRLASLNAVAFLKLTHEKDQPLKQRSKSDGEGKSENHCSKSTLKWAKAGRKNCVKSKKEVASLKMDGQHGWQGQTLGTFGKGEQRDSSRLYGTTEPVPYESLSGSYASTEGFYHRLPLLMGGQASMKPEYGRPGEKSPTPKQEFHQPSFPVQQFPPLPVPGNHADCGCLYESSDLTPLNGFYVYYGQSGYSGYSPCSIYPKDELSQAATCEGLLVSSGSLPSGAHFQPLHWCSSPYCCGEGAAVSSYSVCGVVHVPEGRIGSVHAGRNSYPYKMPFAAGCKSLDQLNLTIPVAGHPASPAHPLSGCPVPSVPPAAEPVPHLQTPNSDPQTMARECPQSSKPPSGSKSGLRNTPGCLHASNSKAAGGHSHPKQQRISRRRATNGWIPVGTACEKAVYVVNEPEPAVRKSYQAVERDGEIIRVRDTVLLKSGPRKKSMPYVAKISALWEDPKTGELMMSLLWYYRPEHTQGGRNPSMHQNEIFASRHQDENSVACIEEKCYVLTFAEYCRFCALAKRRVEGIPGRKTIMVPPSEEYSTPLHRKVPEDTDPELVFLCRHVYDFRHGRILKNPQ